One genomic region from Spirosoma sp. KCTC 42546 encodes:
- a CDS encoding DUF4136 domain-containing protein: MKRLMMLFGLLTAIYGCSPRVAVDSSSRTDFSKYKTFTWMDSDVKAGQNPLYYNQLATENVENTMAGVLQQKGLSENVNNPDLLIGYHFFVENKTQTVATPSPVYGPYLGWGRWGYRGWGPGWWGWGGTQYTQQQYQAGTLVVDMVDARTRKLVWRGSVQNAVGDPARITAQLQKEAERIVEKFPERTS; this comes from the coding sequence ATGAAACGATTAATGATGCTTTTTGGTCTGCTAACCGCGATTTACGGTTGTTCGCCCCGTGTCGCCGTTGACAGTAGTAGTCGAACTGATTTCAGCAAATACAAAACATTCACCTGGATGGACAGCGATGTAAAAGCTGGACAAAATCCATTGTATTACAATCAGTTAGCCACTGAAAATGTCGAAAATACAATGGCTGGTGTTTTACAGCAGAAAGGTCTAAGTGAAAATGTAAACAATCCCGATTTGCTCATCGGCTACCATTTTTTTGTCGAGAATAAAACGCAAACGGTGGCAACACCTTCACCTGTTTATGGGCCCTATTTAGGTTGGGGCCGTTGGGGATACCGAGGCTGGGGACCGGGTTGGTGGGGCTGGGGCGGTACACAATATACCCAGCAACAGTATCAGGCTGGTACGCTGGTTGTCGATATGGTCGATGCCCGTACACGTAAACTAGTCTGGCGTGGCTCGGTACAAAATGCCGTAGGCGATCCAGCCCGAATTACCGCCCAATTGCAGAAAGAAGCCGAGCGAATTGTTGAGAAATTTCCAGAACGGACCAGTTGA
- the coaE gene encoding dephospho-CoA kinase (Dephospho-CoA kinase (CoaE) performs the final step in coenzyme A biosynthesis.) yields the protein MKPPLQIGVTGGIGSGKSIVCQVFQSLGAPVYEADERAKWLTEHDPILKADIRRVLGPDAYDALGHYNRAWVASQVFANPELLTALNGVIHPRVFTDTTAWVTQQTGKPYVIKEAALMKAAGDNNSLDKVIVVNAPLDVRIERIRKRDPHRSEAEIRNIIARQISDEERLKLADYVLDNDESQLLLPQIVRLHEDFLRQWAN from the coding sequence ATGAAACCTCCTCTCCAGATTGGCGTAACGGGCGGCATTGGCTCGGGCAAAAGTATTGTTTGTCAGGTATTCCAATCCTTAGGTGCTCCAGTCTATGAGGCCGACGAGCGCGCTAAATGGCTTACTGAACATGACCCCATTCTGAAAGCCGACATACGGCGAGTTTTGGGTCCAGACGCTTACGATGCACTTGGGCACTACAACCGGGCGTGGGTAGCCTCTCAGGTATTTGCCAACCCCGAACTGTTAACCGCACTCAACGGGGTTATCCATCCCCGCGTCTTTACCGATACAACAGCCTGGGTTACTCAACAAACGGGCAAACCCTATGTGATTAAGGAAGCTGCGTTGATGAAAGCTGCTGGCGACAACAACTCCCTGGATAAAGTCATTGTGGTAAACGCGCCATTAGACGTACGCATCGAGCGCATTCGCAAACGCGACCCGCACCGCTCCGAAGCCGAAATTCGGAACATCATTGCCCGCCAGATAAGCGACGAAGAGCGACTCAAACTGGCCGATTACGTTCTTGATAACGACGAGAGCCAGTTGCTTCTCCCCCAGATTGTGCGGCTACATGAGGATTTTTTACGGCAGTGGGCAAATTAA
- a CDS encoding sugar phosphate nucleotidyltransferase gives MQPTLLILAAGMGSRYGGIKQLDQFGPNGETIIDYSLFDAIRAGFGKVVFIIREELRQDFEEVFGEKLAGKLEVDYAIQALNSYVPAELGAVNRTKPWGTGHAMLCAKNHTSTPFAVINADDFYGLEAFQLISNFLTTDTDDQLHAMVGYEVKNTLSENGSVSRGVCEVAENGNLISVIERTKIYEQETNGKKIVFEEGETLTPLSPDTPVSMNFWGFKPTVFPLVLHQFESYAIANIDSPKAEFYIPTVMTNLIETDTGHCKVFRSRSEWFGVTYPDDKPTVQAALKQLHDDGAYPEKLW, from the coding sequence ATGCAACCTACGCTTTTGATTCTGGCTGCCGGTATGGGTAGCCGATATGGTGGTATCAAACAACTCGACCAGTTTGGGCCAAATGGAGAAACGATTATAGATTATTCCCTTTTCGACGCGATCCGGGCTGGCTTCGGCAAGGTTGTGTTTATTATCCGGGAAGAACTTCGACAGGATTTCGAAGAAGTTTTTGGTGAAAAGTTAGCTGGTAAACTAGAGGTCGATTACGCAATCCAGGCACTCAATTCCTATGTTCCGGCTGAGTTGGGCGCGGTGAATCGTACCAAACCCTGGGGTACGGGTCATGCCATGCTATGCGCTAAAAATCACACGAGTACCCCTTTCGCAGTTATCAATGCCGATGACTTTTATGGTCTGGAAGCCTTCCAATTGATCAGCAACTTTCTGACAACCGATACCGATGATCAGCTTCATGCCATGGTGGGTTATGAAGTGAAAAATACGCTTTCGGAGAATGGCTCGGTATCGCGGGGTGTTTGTGAAGTGGCTGAAAACGGAAATTTGATTTCGGTTATCGAGCGAACCAAAATTTACGAGCAAGAGACGAATGGCAAAAAGATTGTCTTTGAGGAAGGCGAGACCCTGACCCCTCTATCGCCCGATACGCCTGTTTCCATGAACTTCTGGGGCTTTAAACCAACGGTGTTTCCGTTAGTACTGCATCAGTTTGAAAGTTACGCCATCGCCAATATCGACTCACCCAAGGCGGAGTTCTATATTCCAACGGTAATGACCAATCTCATTGAAACCGATACGGGCCATTGTAAAGTATTCCGCAGCCGCTCGGAATGGTTTGGTGTCACCTATCCAGATGATAAACCAACCGTTCAGGCCGCATTGAAGCAACTGCACGATGATGGCGCTTATCCAGAGAAACTTTGGTAA
- a CDS encoding amidase has protein sequence MKQRLLLFSCCIGSFLFGAFITNDDPKKPLTSEMVEVAAHVFDLEFTPAERDSMLGNLNNARQNYEALRKIDLPNDVAPALYFNPLPAGFVMPTGPSSFKASLAGQVTLPKNRDELAYYTVGQLGQLIRTKQISSVELTQFFLNRLKTYDPKLHCVITLTEDLALSQAKRADDELKAGKYRGPLHGIPYGAKDLLAKKGYKTTWGAMPYKDQTLGLDATVIQRLEQAGAVLCGKMTLGALAMGDVWYGGMTRNPWNTANGSSGSSAGSASSVSAGLLPFAIGTETLGSIVSPSTVCGTTGLRPTFGRVSRHGAMALSWSMDKIGPITRSVEDCALVFNAIYGPDGNDPTVMAAPFRYAPLTTLKGTRIGYVKKAFESNYPNRANDSLTLQTLRTLGAELVPFDLPTSVPAGRISFLLTVEAAASFDELTRSGKDDLMVRQGKGAWPNSFRSARFVPAVEYIQANRARTKLINEMAAQLKAAKIDVYVSPAYAGGNLTLTNLTGHPCVVLPNGFTKQNLPTSITFMGQLFEEGKVLAVAKLYQDATEWNKKHPVLQ, from the coding sequence ATGAAACAACGCTTACTCCTCTTTAGCTGCTGCATCGGCAGCTTTCTGTTCGGTGCATTCATTACCAACGACGACCCCAAAAAGCCTCTAACCTCCGAAATGGTTGAGGTGGCAGCCCACGTATTCGACCTGGAGTTTACGCCCGCCGAGCGTGATTCCATGCTGGGTAATTTAAACAACGCCCGCCAGAACTATGAAGCGTTGCGCAAAATCGACTTACCTAACGATGTGGCTCCGGCGTTGTATTTCAATCCACTTCCGGCAGGCTTCGTTATGCCTACTGGTCCGTCGTCGTTTAAGGCATCCCTCGCGGGGCAGGTTACACTTCCCAAAAATCGCGACGAGCTGGCGTATTATACGGTTGGACAGTTGGGCCAGTTGATCCGAACGAAACAGATTTCATCGGTCGAACTCACACAGTTTTTCCTTAATCGGCTCAAAACGTATGACCCCAAACTACACTGTGTTATTACCTTAACCGAAGACTTAGCCCTAAGTCAGGCCAAGCGCGCCGACGATGAATTGAAAGCCGGAAAATACCGGGGACCATTGCATGGTATACCTTACGGTGCGAAAGATTTGCTGGCTAAAAAAGGCTATAAAACAACCTGGGGTGCCATGCCTTATAAAGACCAGACACTGGGTCTCGACGCAACCGTCATTCAACGACTCGAACAAGCAGGCGCTGTCTTGTGTGGCAAAATGACACTCGGTGCCTTAGCGATGGGCGATGTCTGGTACGGCGGCATGACGCGCAATCCCTGGAATACAGCCAATGGTTCCAGCGGCTCATCGGCGGGTTCAGCATCGAGTGTATCGGCGGGTTTACTACCCTTTGCCATCGGTACCGAAACACTCGGTTCTATCGTCTCGCCTTCCACAGTTTGCGGCACAACGGGTCTTCGCCCAACCTTCGGGCGGGTGAGTCGGCACGGAGCAATGGCGTTGAGCTGGAGCATGGATAAAATTGGACCGATAACCCGCTCAGTTGAGGATTGCGCACTGGTGTTCAACGCCATCTACGGGCCCGATGGCAATGACCCAACCGTTATGGCGGCTCCGTTCCGCTATGCCCCTCTAACAACGTTGAAAGGAACGCGTATTGGTTATGTCAAAAAAGCCTTTGAAAGCAATTATCCCAATCGGGCCAACGATTCACTCACCCTTCAAACCCTGCGCACGTTAGGTGCCGAACTGGTGCCGTTTGATTTGCCAACGAGTGTTCCCGCCGGTCGGATTTCGTTTCTGCTGACGGTTGAAGCCGCTGCTTCCTTCGATGAATTAACCCGTTCGGGTAAGGATGATCTGATGGTGAGACAGGGAAAAGGGGCCTGGCCAAACTCGTTCCGGTCGGCTCGTTTCGTTCCGGCAGTCGAGTACATTCAGGCGAACCGCGCTCGTACCAAACTCATCAATGAGATGGCCGCCCAACTTAAAGCCGCCAAGATCGATGTGTATGTATCTCCGGCTTACGCGGGCGGCAACCTTACATTAACAAACCTCACGGGCCATCCCTGTGTTGTATTACCCAATGGATTTACAAAGCAGAATTTGCCTACCAGCATTACCTTTATGGGCCAGTTATTTGAAGAAGGGAAAGTATTGGCGGTTGCAAAACTATATCAGGACGCAACAGAATGGAACAAAAAACACCCCGTTCTTCAGTAG
- the yajC gene encoding preprotein translocase subunit YajC — protein MYSILLQGLAGSNTSMIYNVLLWVGIIGIFYFFMIRPQQKKQKDQKSFIENLKKGDNVVTIGGLHGKIASVEGTTITLEVDRGVKMTFEKTSISREATVKPAEDEKK, from the coding sequence ATGTATTCGATTTTATTACAGGGCCTAGCTGGTTCCAACACATCCATGATTTACAATGTGCTGCTATGGGTCGGCATCATTGGCATTTTCTACTTCTTTATGATTCGTCCGCAACAGAAAAAGCAGAAGGATCAAAAGAGTTTTATAGAAAACCTCAAAAAAGGGGATAACGTCGTTACGATTGGGGGACTGCATGGAAAAATTGCATCTGTAGAAGGCACCACCATCACACTCGAAGTAGATCGGGGCGTTAAGATGACCTTCGAGAAAACGTCCATTTCTCGCGAGGCAACTGTCAAGCCAGCCGAAGACGAGAAGAAATAA
- a CDS encoding DUF1573 domain-containing protein, with the protein MYLRNWLLITALAGIGFGQISCDNRQQGKESKEVASGKMPKITFDEKGIYDFGTLTEGDTVEHVFAFKNTGEFPLIINNITASCGCTTPEWPHEPVAPGEKSSVKVRFNSRGKSGEQSKTITIFANTEPSMTDLHFKALVNSKADSAKN; encoded by the coding sequence ATGTATCTCAGAAATTGGCTACTCATAACAGCCCTGGCCGGTATTGGTTTTGGGCAGATTAGCTGTGATAACCGGCAACAGGGAAAAGAGTCGAAGGAGGTAGCTTCTGGAAAAATGCCAAAAATCACGTTTGATGAAAAAGGCATTTACGATTTTGGTACTCTTACCGAAGGCGATACAGTCGAGCATGTTTTTGCGTTCAAAAACACAGGCGAATTCCCACTGATCATCAATAACATTACGGCCTCCTGCGGTTGCACAACGCCTGAGTGGCCCCACGAGCCCGTAGCGCCAGGAGAGAAATCATCGGTGAAGGTTCGCTTTAATAGTCGGGGCAAGAGTGGTGAACAGAGCAAAACCATTACCATCTTTGCGAACACAGAACCGTCCATGACCGATCTTCATTTCAAAGCATTGGTGAATTCGAAAGCCGATTCTGCCAAAAACTAA
- a CDS encoding MarR family winged helix-turn-helix transcriptional regulator encodes MTHPSDTRAYFFKIDTTIKKIRNALQKQFTDAGFDLTVDQWVVIDHLYRNPGISQNTISEMTTKDAPTVTRIIDLLSQKGLTERRMADTDRRKFLVYLTEAGEAKYHEVLPVVSAMRRKGWGDLSDDDYQHFVRIMDSIYSNISEE; translated from the coding sequence ATGACGCATCCATCCGATACGCGTGCTTATTTCTTTAAGATTGACACTACAATCAAGAAAATTAGAAATGCCCTTCAAAAGCAGTTCACTGATGCCGGTTTTGATCTGACCGTTGATCAGTGGGTTGTGATCGATCATCTCTACCGAAATCCGGGAATCAGTCAGAATACGATTTCGGAAATGACAACCAAAGATGCACCGACGGTAACGCGTATTATCGACCTGCTGAGTCAGAAAGGGTTAACTGAACGGCGCATGGCGGATACGGATCGACGAAAGTTTCTGGTCTATCTGACCGAAGCCGGAGAAGCCAAATACCATGAGGTACTACCTGTTGTATCGGCCATGCGACGCAAAGGTTGGGGCGATTTAAGCGACGATGACTACCAACATTTCGTGCGCATTATGGATTCTATTTACAGTAATATAAGTGAAGAATGA
- the hppD gene encoding 4-hydroxyphenylpyruvate dioxygenase, with protein sequence METLDLLEPKTTEDFLPLNGTDYIELYVGNARQAAHYFQTAFGFQPVAHAGLATGVRDRESYVVQQGKIRIVLTSPLYGDSEMGRHIDKHGDGVRIVALWVDDAIKAFDETVRRGANVYMEPTRCQDEHGYVIRSGIHAYGDTLHVFVERNDYNGVFLPGYEPWSPAYQPADAGLKYVDHMVGNVGWHEMNHWMSFYHDVMGFQQLVSFDDKDISTDYTALMSKVMSNGNGRVKFPINEPAEGKKKSQIEEYLDFYGGPGIQHIAVATDNIVETVLALRDRGVEFLTVPDAYYDNLAERIGQIDEEIATLRPLGILADRDDEGYLLQIFTKPICPRPTLFFEIIQRKGARSFGKGNFKALFEAIEREQALRGTL encoded by the coding sequence ATGGAAACACTAGATCTTTTAGAACCAAAAACAACAGAGGACTTCCTTCCCCTGAACGGCACGGATTACATTGAGCTATATGTGGGCAATGCCCGGCAGGCAGCGCATTATTTCCAGACGGCATTCGGCTTTCAGCCCGTGGCTCACGCTGGTTTGGCCACGGGTGTCCGCGACCGCGAATCCTACGTAGTACAACAGGGCAAGATTCGTATTGTCCTCACGTCGCCCCTATACGGTGATAGTGAAATGGGCCGCCATATCGATAAACATGGCGATGGCGTTCGGATCGTTGCCTTATGGGTAGATGATGCCATCAAAGCATTCGATGAAACCGTACGCCGGGGAGCGAATGTCTATATGGAACCCACTCGCTGCCAGGATGAACACGGTTATGTGATTCGGTCGGGTATTCATGCCTATGGCGATACGCTTCACGTGTTTGTGGAACGAAATGATTATAACGGCGTATTTCTACCGGGTTACGAACCCTGGAGCCCAGCTTATCAACCAGCCGATGCTGGCCTGAAATACGTCGATCATATGGTGGGCAATGTAGGCTGGCATGAAATGAATCATTGGATGTCTTTTTACCACGATGTGATGGGATTTCAGCAGCTCGTTTCGTTCGATGATAAGGACATCTCGACCGATTACACGGCCCTCATGAGCAAGGTGATGAGCAATGGCAACGGGCGGGTGAAATTCCCGATCAACGAACCGGCCGAGGGTAAAAAGAAATCGCAGATTGAGGAGTATCTGGATTTTTATGGTGGCCCCGGTATTCAGCATATCGCCGTGGCTACCGACAACATTGTGGAAACCGTACTGGCCCTTCGCGACCGGGGGGTTGAGTTCCTGACCGTACCCGACGCTTACTACGATAATCTGGCCGAACGAATCGGTCAGATTGACGAAGAAATAGCCACCCTACGCCCCCTCGGCATCCTGGCCGACCGCGACGATGAGGGCTATTTGCTTCAGATTTTCACAAAACCGATCTGCCCACGCCCCACGCTGTTTTTCGAAATCATCCAGCGCAAAGGAGCCAGGTCATTCGGCAAAGGCAATTTCAAAGCCCTATTCGAAGCCATCGAACGTGAGCAAGCGTTGCGGGGGACATTGTGA
- the fahA gene encoding fumarylacetoacetase, producing the protein MYGIFSYGISNPRVGFKHGHYILDLEVVSLLGYFDDLKIDPAVFAQPVLNDFIALGKPVHKGIHQRLNELLENEAVVFADVHEQVFIPETRAQMHIPVRIGDYTDFYAGIHHAENVGRMFRPQADPLLPNYKHMPVAYHGRASSIVVSGTPIRRPNGQFLRAGTPVFGPSEALDFELELGLIIGKSNPLGESISIDEAEDYIFGIALFNDWSARDIQRWEYQPLGPFLGKNFASSLSAWVLPFDELEPFRVDGPIQEPVPLPYLQTSDSKHFTLDLEVWLHPADGEKICICRSNSHYLYWSFAQMIAHHTVGGCNLNIGDVLATGTISGNTPGSYGSLLELSWNGERPLHLSETTSRTFLANGDTITLKGWGFLNGARVDLGDVTGTIYS; encoded by the coding sequence ATGTACGGCATTTTCAGTTACGGCATTTCCAATCCCCGCGTCGGATTTAAGCACGGCCACTACATTCTTGACCTCGAAGTAGTGAGTCTGTTAGGCTATTTCGATGACCTCAAGATTGATCCCGCTGTATTTGCGCAACCAGTTCTAAACGACTTTATCGCACTTGGCAAGCCAGTGCACAAGGGCATACATCAACGTTTGAACGAGTTGCTGGAGAATGAGGCTGTAGTCTTTGCTGATGTTCATGAGCAGGTTTTCATCCCTGAAACCCGCGCGCAAATGCACATACCCGTACGCATTGGCGACTATACGGACTTTTATGCAGGCATTCATCATGCCGAAAACGTAGGGCGCATGTTCCGCCCGCAAGCCGATCCACTTCTGCCCAACTACAAACACATGCCCGTAGCTTATCACGGTCGGGCTTCCTCCATCGTTGTGTCAGGCACACCCATCCGCCGACCAAACGGGCAATTTTTGCGGGCAGGTACACCTGTATTCGGACCATCGGAAGCCCTGGATTTTGAACTTGAGTTAGGGCTAATTATTGGTAAAAGTAATCCACTTGGCGAGTCGATTTCGATAGATGAAGCCGAAGACTATATTTTCGGAATTGCGCTGTTTAACGATTGGTCGGCGCGGGATATTCAACGCTGGGAGTACCAGCCACTGGGACCATTTCTGGGCAAAAATTTTGCATCGAGCTTATCTGCCTGGGTGTTGCCGTTCGATGAACTGGAACCGTTTCGTGTGGATGGCCCTATACAAGAGCCAGTCCCCCTACCTTACTTGCAAACATCTGATTCAAAACATTTTACGCTCGATCTGGAAGTTTGGCTACACCCTGCCGATGGTGAGAAAATCTGTATCTGTCGTTCCAACTCACACTATTTGTACTGGAGTTTCGCCCAGATGATTGCGCATCACACCGTTGGCGGCTGTAACCTCAACATTGGCGATGTGCTAGCCACCGGCACAATCTCTGGAAATACACCCGGTAGCTATGGTTCCCTGCTTGAACTAAGCTGGAATGGCGAACGGCCTCTACATCTATCAGAAACCACCAGCCGAACGTTTCTTGCCAATGGCGACACAATTACTTTGAAAGGCTGGGGCTTTTTAAATGGCGCTCGCGTAGATTTGGGCGACGTAACCGGAACGATTTATTCATGA
- the phhA gene encoding phenylalanine 4-monooxygenase, with protein MNQTYSTYTPNEQTVWRLLFERQMAQLPGKASQAYLDGISATGFRADRIPDFERDLNPRLQQLTGWRVCAVEGLIPNRVFFELMANRNFPATTWLRRHDQLEYLPEPDMFHDTFGHVPMLSNQAFCDFLEALSQIALRHIESEEAITMISRLYWYTVEFGLIREGNQLRIYGGGILSSVGETSYSLFSPEPKRVPYSVETLLKTPYIIDHFQKQYFVIESYEQLFHSIPEIEATLEGLLVS; from the coding sequence ATGAACCAGACCTATTCTACATACACCCCCAACGAGCAAACCGTGTGGCGGTTGCTGTTCGAACGGCAGATGGCGCAGTTGCCGGGTAAGGCTAGTCAGGCTTATCTGGATGGCATTTCGGCGACGGGTTTTCGGGCCGACCGTATTCCTGACTTTGAGCGGGATTTAAATCCACGTTTACAGCAACTGACGGGCTGGCGAGTGTGTGCGGTGGAGGGCCTGATTCCGAACCGGGTGTTTTTCGAACTGATGGCCAATCGGAATTTCCCGGCTACCACCTGGTTACGTCGGCACGACCAGTTGGAGTATCTGCCGGAGCCCGATATGTTCCATGATACGTTCGGGCATGTGCCCATGCTGTCGAATCAGGCGTTTTGTGATTTCCTGGAAGCTTTGAGTCAAATTGCCCTGCGCCATATTGAGAGTGAAGAAGCCATTACCATGATCTCGCGGCTGTACTGGTATACCGTTGAATTTGGGCTTATTCGGGAGGGCAATCAGCTCCGAATTTATGGCGGAGGCATCTTATCATCGGTAGGTGAAACGAGCTACAGCTTATTCAGCCCCGAACCAAAGCGGGTTCCGTATTCAGTGGAAACGCTTCTTAAAACGCCCTATATCATCGACCATTTCCAGAAGCAGTATTTCGTGATTGAGTCGTATGAGCAACTATTTCACTCGATTCCTGAAATCGAGGCCACCTTGGAAGGATTATTGGTCAGTTAA
- a CDS encoding homogentisate 1,2-dioxygenase, whose protein sequence is MPFYHTLGQIPPKRHTQFARPAAGNTSEPFYYEQLFGTIGFEGMSSLLYHVHRPTMVREVLESVDVAPKLAVQKNMLARKLIGFNIAPADDFLDSRVPLLVNNDLVFGLAAPRQSLTAYFYKNADADELLFVHRGSGRLQTLFGTIPFQYGDYLVIPRGVIYQIDFDTDDNRLLYVESHSPIYTPKRYRNQFGQLLEHSPFCERDIIRPRDLETHDETGDFLIKIKKQGSLHSLVYASHPFDVVGWDGYNYPYGFSIFNFEPITGRVHQPPPVHQTFQTDSFVICSFVPRLYDYHPQAIPAPYNHSNIDSDEVIYYVDGDFMSRNDIAQGHITLHPGGIPHGPAPGAMERSIGKKETQEYAVMVDTFRPLMVTEQALKLDDGTYYKSWLE, encoded by the coding sequence ATGCCTTTCTATCATACTCTCGGCCAGATTCCACCCAAACGGCATACCCAATTTGCCAGACCAGCCGCTGGCAATACCAGCGAGCCGTTTTACTACGAGCAGTTGTTCGGAACAATTGGTTTTGAGGGTATGTCGTCATTGTTGTATCATGTTCATCGCCCAACAATGGTGCGCGAGGTGTTAGAAAGTGTAGATGTTGCTCCCAAACTAGCTGTTCAGAAGAATATGCTGGCGCGCAAGCTGATCGGGTTTAACATCGCACCTGCAGATGATTTTTTAGACAGTCGGGTGCCCTTATTGGTGAACAACGATTTGGTTTTTGGGCTGGCTGCCCCCCGTCAATCGCTAACGGCTTATTTCTATAAAAACGCCGATGCCGACGAACTGCTGTTTGTGCATCGTGGATCAGGAAGGTTACAGACGCTATTCGGTACAATTCCTTTTCAGTATGGCGATTATCTGGTTATTCCCCGCGGAGTGATTTACCAAATCGACTTCGATACAGACGACAACAGGTTATTGTACGTAGAGTCGCATTCGCCGATTTACACGCCCAAACGTTACCGAAACCAGTTCGGCCAATTACTCGAACATTCGCCCTTCTGCGAACGGGATATTATCCGCCCGCGCGACTTGGAAACCCACGACGAAACTGGCGATTTTCTGATAAAAATAAAGAAACAAGGGTCGTTGCACTCGCTTGTCTATGCGTCGCATCCATTCGATGTTGTCGGTTGGGACGGGTACAATTATCCGTACGGCTTCTCCATCTTCAACTTCGAGCCTATTACGGGTCGAGTCCATCAGCCGCCACCGGTTCATCAGACGTTTCAAACCGATTCCTTCGTGATCTGCTCGTTTGTACCTCGTTTATACGACTATCATCCGCAGGCTATTCCTGCCCCCTATAACCACTCGAACATCGACTCCGACGAGGTCATTTATTACGTAGACGGTGATTTTATGAGCCGCAATGACATTGCTCAGGGCCATATTACGCTGCATCCCGGTGGCATTCCGCACGGTCCGGCACCGGGTGCTATGGAGCGCAGCATTGGTAAGAAAGAAACGCAGGAATACGCGGTTATGGTAGACACCTTTCGACCATTGATGGTAACGGAACAGGCCCTCAAGCTTGATGATGGAACGTATTATAAGTCGTGGCTGGAGTAG
- a CDS encoding OmpA family protein — MAVNLLDLTKGYLSDSVVSQISTMLGENQPNTQKALDGALPTMLGSLIQKASEPGGTSSIMDLVGEVMSPNRAAGDVITPIGGISGQLSNLLTNSHESSSLLTMGASIIKSLFGDKASTIASSLASYSGLKLSSAASLMNIAAPVLLSVLGKKLADDGTGISGLAGLLSSQSANVQSALPSGLGTLLGSIPGLGILGSLTGKASNLASAMNEPAPRIVRPTAPIYSEDDTSSSGGGNRWLPWLLLLLGAAALFYILRGCGKEKETATNAAESVTATVDSTVSDMSTIADSAGSTIGAAVDSAGNAAIDVTAKLGAFFKRKLPSGIELNIPENGIENQLVQFIEDKSKPVDKTTWFNFGRLLFETGKASLKPSSKEEVKNIAEILKAFPEVNIKLGGYTDNTGSAAINKKLSQERADAVMTELVHLGIDTSRLAAEGYGPEHPVASNDTEAGRAENRRIAVRVTKK, encoded by the coding sequence ATGGCTGTAAATCTGCTAGATTTAACAAAGGGCTACCTCAGCGACAGTGTCGTGAGCCAGATTAGTACCATGCTTGGTGAAAACCAGCCGAATACGCAAAAAGCTCTTGATGGTGCCTTACCCACTATGCTGGGAAGTTTAATTCAAAAAGCGTCGGAACCAGGTGGCACAAGTTCAATTATGGATCTGGTCGGTGAAGTGATGTCACCCAATCGGGCAGCGGGCGATGTAATTACACCAATAGGAGGTATTTCAGGACAACTGAGCAATTTGCTGACCAATAGCCATGAATCCAGCAGCCTCCTGACGATGGGTGCCAGCATTATCAAAAGTTTATTTGGCGATAAAGCAAGCACGATTGCCAGTTCTCTTGCTTCATACAGCGGGCTTAAATTATCATCAGCAGCATCGTTGATGAACATCGCAGCCCCTGTTCTTCTTAGCGTTCTGGGTAAAAAGTTAGCTGACGATGGTACGGGGATTTCGGGACTGGCAGGTCTGCTAAGCAGTCAGTCAGCAAACGTTCAATCGGCGCTTCCATCAGGATTAGGTACTCTATTAGGCAGCATTCCAGGTCTGGGCATACTGGGCAGCCTAACCGGTAAAGCCAGCAATTTAGCGTCTGCGATGAATGAGCCCGCTCCACGCATAGTCCGACCAACGGCTCCTATATATTCTGAAGATGACACTAGCTCATCGGGGGGTGGCAATCGCTGGTTACCCTGGCTACTCCTGCTATTGGGTGCGGCTGCTCTGTTCTACATATTACGCGGGTGTGGCAAAGAAAAAGAAACCGCTACAAACGCAGCAGAGAGCGTTACAGCTACAGTCGATAGCACGGTATCAGATATGAGCACCATTGCCGATTCGGCGGGAAGTACTATTGGGGCCGCTGTCGACTCAGCAGGCAATGCTGCAATCGATGTAACCGCCAAACTGGGTGCATTCTTCAAGCGTAAACTGCCTTCCGGAATTGAACTGAATATTCCGGAGAATGGCATTGAAAATCAACTTGTGCAATTCATTGAAGATAAGAGCAAGCCGGTTGACAAAACAACCTGGTTCAACTTTGGTCGCTTACTGTTCGAAACTGGCAAAGCAAGTCTGAAGCCCTCTTCGAAAGAAGAGGTAAAGAATATCGCCGAGATTCTGAAAGCGTTCCCGGAAGTAAATATCAAGCTTGGTGGCTATACCGACAATACCGGCAGTGCTGCGATTAACAAGAAACTCTCGCAGGAACGGGCCGATGCTGTTATGACCGAACTGGTTCACCTGGGGATCGATACGTCACGGCTCGCGGCTGAAGGGTATGGGCCAGAGCATCCTGTAGCATCAAACGATACAGAAGCCGGACGAGCCGAAAATCGCCGGATTGCGGTCCGGGTAACGAAGAAATAA